One genomic window of Quercus robur chromosome 6, dhQueRobu3.1, whole genome shotgun sequence includes the following:
- the LOC126690018 gene encoding uncharacterized protein LOC126690018 encodes MNLLAWNCRGLGNRRAVDELGDLIQAKDPGIVFLSETWSTQEQMKGVRDKFKFDGLFTVSNESRGGGLAMLWKGSTNVWVDSFSSYHIDVIVNGGSENAWRLTGFYGEPDTSIRNEGWNMLWMLSSKPRLPWCCFGDFNELLQLQEKRGGPPRAHSLMQSFRDILDLCGFVDLGFSGPEFTWHGRRRGELIWERLDRGVANYEWLARFPTGRIKHLHCFTSDHRPILLSLDSNGENQRWKRKPFHFEAMWLSDPECKGVVSTAWACNPEDLFKSSNPHDLDRVLDGVQRVVSEEMQADLARPYTVEEVERAIKEMAPLKAPGPDGMPPLFYQTYWTEVGMDVSQAVLSCLNSGSLLKSINHTFITLVPKVQNLERVMDFRPISLCNVIYKIVSKVIANRLKPLLNSIISEAQSAFIGDRLITDNILIAFESLHHMKATCTGKTGFMALKLDMSKAYDRVEWIFLEQILLRMGFREEWVALIMECITTVSYSILVNGEPKGLIKPSRGLRQGDPPSPYLFLFCSEGLNAILRKAALNGEIQGFSLSRNGPKITHLFFADDCLLFCRSTLEECEKIQELLSLYEDASSQMLNKNKTTLFFSRNTDEQMKEAIKSSLNVPAIQHYEKYLGLPSFVGRAKKQCFTHLKERIWAKMQGWKEKLLSQAGKEVMIKAVVQSIPTYSMSVFKIPVGLCKDIEAMIRRFWWGQGDSKKIHWVKWSTLSSSKTMGGMGFRDIQKFNNALLAKQVWRLLHQKETLLYKVFSAKYFPMGNILEALVHPKCSYAWRSILQAHDVVRRGAMWRVGDGSSIAIWGQRWLPDQPNGRVISPKLASIVTCVKDLFYPGTRIWDPGLLERTFVPWEAELIKNIPVSEGWIEDLLIWPLTPDGHYSVRSAYHMLFEDESRQEPGSSSSKNSHQDVRPRIGGTSARWIPPQDTFYKANFDAAIFEDLGSAGLGVVIRDCHGQVIAALSQKIWKPNSIEAAEALAVCRAVVFAKELCIFKVIVKGDCLRVVQALKAKERCNTLYGNIIEDTRNQSLSLQYCQF; translated from the exons AGAACAGATGAAGGGAGTTCGAGATAAGTTTAAGTTTGATGGGTTGTTTACTGTTTCTAATGAGAGTAGGGGAGGGGGTTTGGCTATGTTATGGAAGGGGAGTACAAATGTATGGGTTGATAGTTTTTCGAGTTATCATATTGATGTTATTGTTAATGGAGGATCTGAGAATGCATGGAGGCTTACAGGGTTTTATGGTGAGCCTGATACAAGTATTCGGAATGAAGGGTGGAATATGTTATGGATGCTAAGTTCCAAACCAAGGCTGCCATGGTGTTGttttggtgattttaatgaactACTACAGCTACAAGAAAAGAGGGGTGGACCGCCAAGGGCTCATAGTCTTATGCAGAGTTTCAGGGACATTCTTGACCTTTGTGGATTTGTGGATTTGGGGTTTTCAGGTCCAGAGTTTACATGGCATGGTCGTCGTAGAGGGGAGTTGATTTGGGAACGACTAGATCGGGGTGTGGCCAACTATGAATGGTTGGCAAGGTTTCCTACAGGTAGAATTAAACACTTGCATTGTTTTACTTCTGATCATCGTCCAATTCTCCTTTCTTTAGATTCCAATGGTGAAAATCAACGGTGGAAGAGAAAGCCATTCCATTTTGAGGCAATGTGGTTGTCCGACCCAGAGTGCAAGGGGGTTGTTTCAACTGCATGGGCATGTAATCCTGAAG ATTTGTTTAAATCATCAAACCCACATGATTTGGATAGAGTGTTAGACGGTGTACAACGTGTAGTGAGTGAAGAGATGCAAGCTGACTTGGCAAGGCCTTATACGGTGGAAGAGGTTGAGCGTGCAATTAAAGAGATGGCTCCTTTAAAAGCCCCGGGACCTGATGGAATGCCTCCCTTATTCTACCAAACATATTGGACCGAGGTTGGTATGGATGTTTCTCAAGCTGTATTGTCTTGCTTAAATTCTGGCTCTTTGTTGAAATCCATTAACCATACTTTTATCACTTTAGTCCCAAAGGTCCAAAACCTTGAAAGAGTGATGGATTTCAGACCTATAAGCTTGTGTAATGTGATCTATAAAATTGTTAGTAAGGTGATTGCAAACCGTTTGAAGCCTCTACTAAACTCTATTATTTCTGAAGCTCAAAGTGCTTTTATTGGTGACCGTCTGATTACTGATAATATTCTTATTGCTTTTGAGTCCCTTCACCACATGAAAGCCACTTGCACAGGGAAGACAGGTTTTATGGCTCTTAAATTGGATATGAGCAAGGCTTATGACAGGGTGGAATGGATTTTTCTTGAACAAATCCTTTTGAGGATGGGTTTTAGGGAGGAATGGGTGGCTTTGATTATGGAGTGCATTACAACGGTATCTTACTCAATTTTGGTTAATGGGGAGCCAAAGGGCTTGATTAAACCTTCTAGGGGCTTGAGACAGGGTGATCCCCCTTCTCCATATCTGTTTCTCTTTTGTTCGGAAGGGTTGAATGCCATTCTCAGGAAAGCGGCTTTGAATGGGGAAATTCAAGGATTTTCTCTAAGTCGTAATGGACCTAAGATTactcatcttttctttgccGATGATTGTCTCTTGTTTTGCAGATCTACTTTGGAGGAGTGTGAGAAAATTCAAGAGCTTTTATCCTTGTATGAAGATGCCTCGAGCCAAATGCTTAATAAGAATAAGACAACTTTGTTCTTTAGCAGAAACACTGATGAACAGATGAAGGAGGCAATCAAATCATCTCTAAATGTCCCAGCCATTCAACACTACGAGAAGTATTTAGGGCTCCCTTCTTTTGTAGGGAGAGCGAAAAAACAATGCTTTACTCATTTGAAGGAAAGAATTTGGGCGAAGATGCAggggtggaaggagaaattaTTGTCCCAAGCTGGAAAAGAAGTCATGATCAAGGCGGTGGTTCAATCTATTCCCACATATTCCATGAGTGTTTTTAAAATACCGGTTGGGTTGTGTAAAGACATTGAAGCCATGATTCGaaggttttggtggggtcaaggGGATTCAAAGAAGATCCATTGGGTCAAGTGGAGTACTCTTAGTTCCTCAAAGACCATGGGAGGTATGGGTTTTAGAGATATTCAGAAATTTAATAATGCTTTGCTTGCTAAACAGGTATGGCGTTTGCTTCACCAAAAGGAAACGTTGTTATATAAGGTTTTTAGTGCGAAGTATTTTCCAATGGGGAATATCCTTGAGGCTTTGGTTCATCCTAAATGCTCTTATGCATGGCGGAGTATATTGCAGGCGCATGATGTAGTACGTAGAGGTGCAATGTGGAGAGTTGGAGATGGGAGTTCCATTGCTATTTGGGGTCAAAGATGGCTGCCTGACCAACCTAATGGTAGAGTTATTTCACCAAAACTTGCCTCCATTGTGACTTGTGTTAAGGATTTATTTTATCCAGGTACAAGGATTTGGGATCCGGGGTTGTTGGAGAGGACCTTTGTGCCTTGGGAAGctgaattaattaaaaatatccCAGTTAGTGAGGGGTGGATAGAAGACTTGCTGATCTGGCCATTGACTCCAGATGGACACTATAGTGTTCGTAGTGCCTATCATATGTTGTTTGAGGATGAAAGCAGGCAAGAACCAGGTTCGTCCTCCTCCAAAAATTCACATCAG GATGTCAGGCCGAGAATTGGAGGTACATCAGCTCGCTGGATTCCTCCTCAGGATACGTTCTATAAAGCAAACTTTGATGCGGCTATATTTGAAGATTTGGGTAGTGCAGGTTTGGGAGTGGTGATCAGAGATTGTCATGGCCAAGTTATAGCTGCCTTAAGTCAGAAAATCTGGAAGCCTAACTCAATTGAAGCTGCTGAAGCATTAGCTGTTTGCCGAGCTGTTGTGTTCGCAAAAGAATTATGTATTTTTAAGGTGATTGTGAAAGGTGATTGTTTGAGGGTGGTGCAGGCCTTGAAAGCAAAGGAGAGGTGTAACACTCTGTATGGGAATATAATTGAAGATACGCGCAATCAAAGTTTATCCTTACAGTATTGTCAATTTTAG